The following DNA comes from Camelina sativa cultivar DH55 chromosome 14, Cs, whole genome shotgun sequence.
AATTTAAAACAtctattttattgtatattagACTTGGTCATAAAAGTAACAAGCAAGATGGTTTAAAGAAGGTAACAAAAAGAAAGTGAGGCGCGTACCTCCATGCCGTTCATCTTGCATGCAAATCGTTTTCCATGCCATATTTTTAAGTGGGAGAATCCCGTCTTCTGAAACTTTCCCCATGCAATATCTGGGGTCTGCCCCGTCCATGATTCATCCAAATATCTAATCTGCATCAATAGAGTAAGACTTTGATgcatattctaaaaaaaaagtatgcacATCCttataaagagttttttttttatggaagcAGCAACATACCAGAAATAAAGGTCCTTTGGCACCTTCTTCAATCTCCATGTAATATGTGTTCCCATTGTGATCTCGAACAGCTCTGTAGCCCACAGGATAAGGGAATCGGTCTTTACCCTGACGAAATATAAAGCCAAGTAAACAGTAATTATGCATATAAGTTGTAACAAAAGATCTTCATGAACTGAGAAACTGAGAACACTCAAATTGCAAGTCTGCTTTTCTTGTTTAATCCCAATCTACATCCTCAGGATAAGGATCATGTTTCTACTCTCTAACCTATGCAGTATCACAGGACGTAAATGTAAATCAAAATTGTTCAAAATCAGAGACGATAGTTTTTTCATCGTTCCTGAGAGTGAAAAAATTTACAATCAAGCTACAAACGATAACGATCGAGATTCATTTCATCATAGAAATATCATCACCATCGAAGATTCCTAACATGAAGTCAATTAAATTCTTCTCAATTTCTAAGGAATTCAATAAGGTAACACTGAAATTGAGAGATAACAGGAGCTATATATCGATGAatttggagagagagaaggaaaccCAACCCTAGATGAACTCCAGTACTTCTTATCCCAGGAGGAGCCGCTATAGAGAGCTCCGACGGAGACGATTTCTAGATCATCAGACTTTCTATCTTGTGAGACGACTCTTGGACTCGCCATTGAAAGTGTGAATTGAAACGCCTATACCGCAGCACCGGAGTCGGAGAAGAAACCGCGACGCCTGAGAACGGAGACACAGCGAAGAAATGGGGGAGacgagagagcgagagagagagagagagagagagagagagagagagagagttctgaAATCTCTGAATTGAGTCGCGGGAAATAAAATGTTTCCCTTCCCTCCATAACTTATCAAACAGCAGGCagatcaattaaaaaaaagctcactttatTGGGCTTCTCGGCCTATATAACTTTAATTGGGCTAACCACTTTGAATTTTGGGTGCGTGTATTGGACTAATCACTATACTTATTATTCAAAGATAGTGATGTACTCTTAACATAAAAGAACTCGTAAACAATTAGTTAAATTTAGATATGATATTAAACAATTAGTTAAACAATACtgcaataataatattaataaaataccaaccgaaaatttagttatgacattaaataatatcaaagaATGCCTAAAAACAAAGAGTCTGACTCGTATCTATTACTTTCCAAGGGGAAAAATCCAACGTCTCACTCACTCACGAGCAACCACAAAGAGTTGATTCCCGACGTTTTTTCCTTCGAAGAGTCCTAACAGACAAGAAGGCCCACTCTCGAATCCTTCGGCTATGTCCTCAACATATGTTATCCTCCCTTCTCTAATGTGAGGAAGCACAAATTCCAAAAACTTAGGATACTTGTCGTAGAAATCACATACCCCAAACCCTTGAATTTGTATCCTCTTGTAAAGGATGGTTGGTAGGTTGTGTACGCCTTCTGGATCCTCTAAATTATACTGTGAGATCATTCCACATACTGCGACACGGCCGTGCAACTTCATGTTTATGAGTACTGCATCTAACATTTTTCCTCCCACGTTCTCAAAATATATGTCGATCCCTTCCGGAAAACACCTAATAAGTtgtctttttatatttagttaaatattatttgtatgattttctatctctatataaataaaactagagaTGTATTTGCTGACCTCTTTAGGGCAGCGTTAAGGTCCTTCTCTTCCTTGTAATTGAAAGCATCATTAAATCCAAACTTTGTCTTGAGAAGATCAACCTTAGTGAAGGCTCCATAAAGAAGGATAATGAGAAAATTGCTTTCTTGATATATATGCATTAAAGTGTGATAAGTAATGTACGTAGAGTTTACGTACCTTTTCTTTACTGCCGGCACTACCAACTACATAACAACCCATCAACTTTGCAAATTGTCCCACGAGCTGACCAACTGCGCCAGATGCGGCTGACACGAAGACGGTCTCTCCCTTTTTAGGTGAACAAACTTCGTAAAATCCAGCATAAGCTGTCATACCAGGCATACCTATTCGGATCaaatgaaaacaattcaaaacactaaaatttcgatttttccaaatGCTAGTTATCATTTTTGCATAtatgtgttaattttttaaaaaaacttattttttggaGATTTCTGTAATATAACCTTTTATTTATGATAGGTTGTTTGTAGTTAGTAAATGCAAAATAATTTGtgggtttgtgtttgattttatagttaacaaatgaaaattttaataaaatattaaaggtttgattcatttaaaacaaaatacacaCTTCAATAAAGCGTACGCAAACATGCACTAATGCTTACAAATAATCAGAGGAAATAAATGAGTGTGAAACTCAAATACTTAAGAAAGCTACCACAACGAGTTATCTCCTAAGTTTTGAACAAATGTTACTAAATTTAGCCATCCAAGCAAACTTTTGACGACACATAAGAAACTTATACTAATCCAAGACCAGAAGATATTGACCTATGTTTCCATGCCTAACACTcgtataaaagaaacaaataaagtaaaagataGCTATGCCTTTTTGCAATTATGCtatcaaatcaaaagaaaaaataataatgaaaaccTAATAAAAAAAGCATCACATAGCCATGTTTTTAAACTACCTAACTAAGAGTGAGATAAAATACCAAGAAGTCCAGTGTAGTAAGATAGTGGAACATCGGTGTGGTGGATCTTGAAGTGTGAGTAAAGAGTTAAAGTAATAACACTGTACTCCTCCCATCCAACTAGTCCCCAGAGTAAGTCGCCCTTTTTGTAATCTGGATGCCCTGAATCTATCACTTTAGACACTCCAAGCCCAACGATTGGCTGCACACACACCACATCACATTGAAATTATCTTTAACACGAAgtagagaagaaacaaataaaagaaatcaaactctcagaagaaattttctattttgctAGAGACATATAAAATTTCTTTCGAGAACACCATATTACAAGTGTTACAATATACTGGTGATCAGACATGAACATTTCCAGTTTAATATTACTGAAAATGCTCTAACACATCCTTTTCATACTAAAATCTCTTGCCGGATTCTTCAAAACGTTTTCACAAGAAATgtatattataaaactaaatataaattttcaaatacatTACTGGTTAGAGGAAACGAACGCAATAAACACAAgcaatatagtaaaataattttattccaATTTCAGTGGTGATTTCcatttgttttaaaacaatGGAAATTTATGTATTGTCCTTTTTCATACCACGCCGGTTTCGTACGGTGGAACGAGGGAAGAGGACAAGGGTTCAGGCTTTCCCATGCAAATGCGCATGTAAGGATCGCAAGACAAGTNTgtatattataaaactaaatataaaatttcaaatacatTACTGGTTAGAGGAAACGAACGCAATAAACACAAgcaatatagtaaaataattttattccaATTTCAGTGGTGATTTCcatttgttttaaaacaatGGAAATTTATGTATTGTCCTTTTTCATACCACGCCGGTTTCGTACGGTGGAACGAGGGAAGAGGACAAGGGTTCAGGCTTTCCCATGCAAATGCGCATGTAAGGATCGCAAGACAAGTAAAGATTCTTCACCAGAACTGACGTGGATCCCTCCGGAAGCTTTAGATCGATGGTAGTTGTGGTTAATTTAAAATTGGATTCTTTTGGGAATCCCCTCACATAGTCTGGGAATATGATTTGCTTGTTGGTCACCTTGGCTGCTTCTGCGT
Coding sequences within:
- the LOC104741225 gene encoding NADP-dependent alkenal double bond reductase P1-like, which gives rise to MPGMTAYAGFYEVCSPKKGETVFVSAASGAVGQLVGQFAKLMGCYVVGSAGSKEKVDLLKTKFGFNDAFNYKEEKDLNAALKRCFPEGIDIYFENVGGKMLDAVLINMKLHGRVAVCGMISQYNLEDPEGVHNLPTILYKRIQIQGFGVCDFYDKYPKFLEFVLPHIREGRITYVEDIAEGFESGPSCLLGLFEGKNVGNQLFVVARE
- the LOC109128672 gene encoding NADP-dependent alkenal double bond reductase P2-like codes for the protein MANAEAAKVTNKQIIFPDYVRGFPKESNFKLTTTTIDLKLPEGSTSVLVKNLYLSCDPYMRICMGKPEPLSSSLVPPYETGVPIVGLGVSKVIDSGHPDYKKGDLLWGLVGWEEYSVITLTLYSHFKIHHTDVPLSYYTGLLGILSHS